Proteins found in one Oryza glaberrima chromosome 4, OglaRS2, whole genome shotgun sequence genomic segment:
- the LOC127770769 gene encoding uncharacterized protein LOC127770769: MEYGFTANYKVWTYHGEFANPEDDDEELSFEMNEAENFIIEDMSRERMDVDVSTDSDDFDGGFDLEDMLHHVEPEVLAGRSRGLENWQALEKASNDLLYNETKGCDKDFTVLRSVLELLRLKAKHGWSDTSFNDLMSLLRVLLPKPNFVPSNTYQAKKLICPLSLGVQKIHACKNHCILYRKEYADLECCPTCGTSRYKMGNWPVDSECTDPDSDKGKRGKIPSMVMWYLPIKDRLKRLYSNPTDAELMRWHQESRKIDGPNQPGIDIDVFLEPLMENMEELWKEGLRLWDEFKREHFNLRAIIFVTINDLPANFSLSGQIKGKTGCLICLEKTLYKYLTSSLKTVYMRHRRFLPQRHRYRKMARLFDNTMENDTAPAARGGTYVYEITKKIKVVYGKGKKKTVKRKKADGDNGPASPFKKHSIFFKYLDYWNDLEIRHAIDVMHLEKNVFDSTIGTLLDIPSKTKDGLKSRNDLVDLAIRHDLHPVVLPNGKTEIPPACYSLTLEEKKAFYMMEHLIIHIVPQIIELGPLYLHQMWTYERYMSILKGYVRNRAHPEGSMIEGYTTEEAVECCMDYIKDANAIGIPVHRHEGRLSGRGTVGRKQFFDNDDKKVSAAHNSILQQLAIVEPFIERHLEEIKACFPGWSNDWVSREHKRRFPLWFKDLNLPVGDSVEDLTLQRLACGPSSIVNSWQGYDINGFTLSTTTKDMKNTAQNSGIRVEAIDTSGEKRSYYGTIQEIWELDYGLNIQIPVLRCEWVKDTTRVFVDDYGLTIVDHSKTGHKDDPWVLAERVAQVFYVKDPSDERKTIVISGKQQIVGIDNIEDPNDYN, from the exons ATGGAGTACGGATTCACTGCCAACTACAAGGTTTGGACCTATCACGGGGAATTCGCCAATCCggaagatgacgatgaagagTTAAGTTTCGAGATGAATGAGGCAGAGAATTTTATAATTGAAGACATGTCCCGTGAAAGAATGGATGTCGATGTTTCCACCGATAGTGATGAttttgatggtggttttgatttaGAGGATATGCTACACCATGTTGAACCAGAGGTGCTAGCGGGCAGGTCACGAGGATTGGAGAATTGGCAGGCATTAGAGAAGGCATCGAATGATCTTCTTTACAATGAAACGAAGGGATGTGATAAGGATTTCACAGTCTTGCGTTCAGTGCTTGAACTTCTGAGATTGAAGGCTAAACATGGATGGTCGGACACAAGTTTTAATGATCTGATGAGTTTGTTGCGTGTGTTGCTTCCTAAGCCTAACTTTGTACCATCAAACACGTATCAAGCGAAGAAACTCATATGTCCTTTATCTCTTGGTGTACAAAAGATTCATGCTTGTAAGAATCACTGCATATTATACCGTAAAGAATATGCGGACTTGGAATGTTGCCCAACGTGTGGCACAAGTCGGTATAAAATGGGGAATTGGCCCGTAGATTCAGAGTGTACCGATCCAGATTCTGATAAGGGTAAGCGCGGAAAGATTCCCTCAATGGTGATGTGGTACCTACCAATTAAGGACCGCCTGAAGCGTCTGTACTCAAACCCGACTGATGCTGAGTTGATGAGATGGCATCAAGAGAGCCGGAAGATAGATG GTCCAAACCAACCTGGAATCGACATAGAtgtttttcttgagcctttGATGGAGAACATGGAGGAGCTTTGGAAAGAGGGGTTACGACTATGGGATGAGTTTAAGCGGGAGCACTTCAATCTTCGTGCGATCATATTCGTTACCATCAATGACCTACCTGCAAACTTTTCATTATCTGGGCAGATTAAAGGGAAGACTGGATGTCTGATATGTCTGGAGAAAACTTTGTACAAATACCTGACGTCGTCTTTGAAGACAGTGTACATGCGGCATCGACGGTTCCTACCACAAAGACATAGGTACCGTAAGATGGCTAGATTGTTCGATAATACAATGGAGAATGACACTGCCCCAGCAGCAAGAGGTGGTACATATGTGTATGAGATAACAAAGAAGATTAAGGTTGTAtatggaaagggaaagaagaagacAGTAAAGAGGAAGAAAGCTGATGGTGACAACGGGCCTGCGTCGCCTTTCAAGAAGCACTcaattttcttcaaatacttagATTACTGGAATGACCTAGAGATTCGACATGCAATTGATGTTATGCACCTCGAGAAGAACGTGTTTGACAGCACCATTGGCACATTGCTGGACATCCCGAGTAAAACGAAGGATGGATTGAAGTCACGTAACGATCTTGTAGATTTGGCCATACGGCATGACCTTCACCCAGTAGTGCTGCCAAATGGGAAGACCGAGATTCCTCCTGCTTGTTACTCGTTGACACTTGAAGAGAAAAAAGCCTTCT ATATGATGGAGCATTTGATCATTCACATCGTCCCTCAGATTATTGAACTTGGTCCCTTATACTTACATCAGATGTGGACCTATGAGCGTTACATGTCGATCCTCAAAGGCTATGTACGTAATCGTGCTCACCCGGAAGGATCAATGATAGAGGGATACACAACTGAAGAGGCAGTCGAATGTTGTATGGACTACATAAAGGATGCTAATGCCATTGGCATACCTGTTCATCGACATGAAGGGAGATTGTCTGGAAGGGGTACTGTTGGTAGGAAGCAGTTCTTCGATAATGATGACAAAAAGGTGTCCGCGGCACACAACAGCATTCTTCAACAGCTCGCTATCGTTGAGCCATTCATTGAGCGACACCTAGAAGAAATCAAAGCTTGCTTCCCAGGGTGGTCCAATGATTGGGTATCAAGAGAGCACAAGCGTCGCTTTCCTCTGTGGTTCAAAGATCTAAACCTGCCAGTTGGTGATTCTGTGGAGGATCTTACTTTACAAAGACTGGCATGTGGGCCTTCAAGTATTGTCAATTCATGGCAAGGTTACGACATCAATGGATTTACCTTGAGTACGACTACGAAGGACATGAAAAACACCGCACAAAACAGTGGGATTCGTGTCGAAGCGATTGACACGAGTGGAGAAAAGAGGTCGTATTATGGGACCATTCAGGAAATATGGGAACTGGACTATGGCCTGAACATCCAGATCCCTGTGCTCCGTTGTGAATGGGTTAAAGACACAACAAGGGTTTTCGTTGATGACTACGGGCTAACGATAGTCGATCACAGTAAAACAGGCCACAAGGATGATCCATGGGTTTTAGCAGAGCGTGTGGCtcaagtgttttatgtgaaGGACCCTTcagatgaaagaaaaactattgtCATATCCGGAAAGCAACAGATCGTCGGCATCGACAACATCGAAGACCCCAATGATTACAACTAG